The window TTGGATGCAGTCATCATATCTCACGCTCACTTAGATCACTGTGGATTTGTACCTTACCTGTTCCATTACGGATATGACGGACCGGTTTACTGTACAACCCCAACAAGAGACTTGACAACTCTCTTGCAATTCGATCATTTGGATATTGCCCACAGAGAAGGCAATCCACTTCCATTTACATCAAAGAATGTAAAACATCAAATTAAAAACACCATTACATTGGATTATGGTGAAGTGACAGACATCTCACCGGACATCAGGTTGACCCTACACAATGCGGGACACATCCTTGGTTCAGCAATTTCCCACATGCACATTGGGGATGGAGCTCACAACCTCGTCTACACCGGGGACTTCAAGTATGAACCATCAAGATTACTTGAACCTGCCACAATCCGTTTCCCTCGTGCTGAAACAGTGATTATGGAAAGTACCTACGGTGGAAGGGAAGACGTGCAGCCTTCCAGAAACAACGCTGAAAAGGAAATGATGAAAACCATTTACAAAACCCTTAAACGTGGCGGAAAAGTATTGGTACCTGTATTTGCCGTGGGAAGGGCACAGGAACTTATGGTTGTTCTTGAAGAGTACATGAGGCATGGAATGATAGAGGAAGTGCCAATCTACATTGACGGAATGATTTGGGAAGCGACAGCCATTCACACCGCAAGGCCTGAATACCTAAGCAAAGACTTAAGAGACCAAATATTCCACATGGGAAGGAACCCGTTCGTTTCAGACATGTTTGAAAAAGTTCAAAACAGAGACCAAAGGAAGGATATTGTCGAATCAAAACAGCCTGCAATCATTCTATCAACATCCGGTATGCTAACCGGTGGAAACTCTGTTGAATACTTCAAATGGTTATGTGAAGATGAAAGAAACACAATCATCTTTGTTGGATACCAATCAGAAGGATCCATGGGTAGAAGAGTTCAAAAAGGATGGAAGGAAATTCCTCTTGAAGATGACGACGGCAGAACCAGACAATTCTGTGTCAAAATGCAAGTCAAAACTATTAACGGTTTCAGTGGTCACTCCAACAGAAGACAATTAATGGAATATGTCAAAAGACTCAATCCTAGACCTGAAAAAGTTATCACTTGTCACGGAGACCCTTACAAGGCAGTCGATTTGGCCTCATCAATCCATAGGAGCTATAAGATTGAAACCAAAACTCCAATTAATTTAGATTGTGTGAGAATTCATTAAAAATTATATATAGTATATAAAACAAAATTAATAATATGAGATGTTGTAAACTTATTACAACATTAATTATTTTTTAAAATAGGTGTTATCATGGTTACTTATTCAGAATCCGGTGTTGATATTGATTTAGAAGCAGTTACAGTTTCTGCCTTAGCTGATAAACTTAAATCAACATTGGAATGTAGAGATATTATCACTGACAGTGGTCATTATGCGGCTTTAGTCAAATTAGGCGACAAAGCAATTGCAATGAGTACTGATGGTGTTGGAAGTAAAATTTTAATTGCTGAAATGATGAACAAATACGATACAGTCGGAATTGATTGTATTGCAATGGTTGTAAACGATATCCTATGTGTCGGTGCGGAACCTATCGCATTGGTCGATTACCTTGCCGTTGAAAAACCTGACCCTGAAAGGGCCGCTGAGATCGCCGAAGGATTGGTTGCAGGAGCTATCGAATCAAAAATTGCAATCATCGGTGGAGAAACTGCATCACTTCCTGGAATCATCAAGGATTTCGACCTTGCAGGAACCGGTATCGGATTTGTGGATATCGACAAGATCATTACAGGCGAAAACATCCAGCCTGGAAATGTCCTGATTGGTATCAACAGTAATGGAATTCATTCCAACGGATACAGTTTAGCCAGAAAAGCGTTGTTTGATGACGCAGGTTTCACTGTTGATGACAAGATGCCAAACGGCGAAACAACAATCGGTGAAGAATTGATTAGACCAACTGAATTATACGTTAAACCTATTGTAGCACTATTTGAAAAAAAATACAATATCAATGGACTTGCCCACATTACCGGCGGAGGATTCACCAATCTCAGACGCCTGAAAAAAGGCGTTGGATACGATATCACTGACCTTCCGGAAGTTCCAGAGATATTTAAACTTATTTATGAACAAAACGTCGACATCAAGGAAATGTATAAGGTATTTAATATGGGTGTCGGTTTTGTTGTTATCTGCGAGGAATCAGAAGCGGATAAAATCATGGGTACTTTAAGCGAATATTGTGACTGCCAAATCATCGGTAAAGTTACAGACGATGAAAAAATTACAGTCAAGGCGTTTGAAGGCTCTGAAATTGAATACTGATTTAATAACTAAGAGGGAGTGAAAATATGAAGATAATGAAAGATAAGGAAATGGCTCTTGTAAAAGAGATTTTAGCTAAGCTTGGAGCTAGCGAAGAAGATCAGGAATTAGTTGCGGAAGCTACAGTTGATGCTGATTTGAAAGGATTTACATCACACGGACTCGGAAGATTCCCACAATACCTCATTAGTATTAAAGCAGGTACAATTAACTTAGAAGATAACATTATTATTGAAAAGGAAACTCCTGCAATCGCATTGATTAACGGTAACAGCGGATTCGGACAGGCAGTATCATACAAAGCCATGCAAATCGCTATCAAAAAAGCCAAAGAAGTGGGTATTGCATGTGTTGGAGTCCATAACACCAACCACTTTGGAGTGACCGGATTTTATTCTGACTTGGCATTAAGAGAAAACTGCATCGGACTGGTCTTGGCAAACACCGACCCGGCCATAGCACCTTTAGGCGGTAAGGAGGCATTGATTGGAACAAATCCTCTTGCATTGGGAATTCCATCAGACTCATACATTACTGTTGACATGGCAACTTCCGTTACCGCTCGTGGAAAAATCATCGAATCCAAAAGAAAAGGACTTGATTTGCCTGACGGCTGGGCATTGGATGAAAACGGTAATCCTACCAATGACCCTGAAGCAGCTCTTAAAGGTTCAATCTTGCCATTTGGTGGATTTAAAGGTTATGCCTTATCCTTATTAATCGAAATCCTAACAGGACCATTAGTACAGGCAGGTTACGGTCATGGAGTGACAGGTACCGCATCACCTGATAAGGACTGTACAAAAGGGGACTTATATGTTGTAATCGACCCTTCCAAATTTGGTGACTTTGATGAGTTCAAGGCACACACCGAAGACTTCATCTCACAAGTGAGGGCTACCGGCGAAACCGTTGCAATTCCGGGAGACCTTGAAGTCAAAAGGATTGCTGAAGCAGAAGCCAATGGTGTCGCAATTGACGAAAAGTTATATGAACAATTAAAAGGAATCTGTGACGATTTAGACATTGACATAGGCTCCTACGTTGAAGAATAAATCTATTCTTCATCAATTCTTTTTTTTACAATTATCGATGACAATAAATTTCATATCGTGTTCAAATTCGAATAAATTAATTTAAAATAAATTTGAATTTAAAAACTGTAAATCACGAATGAACTTATATATTATGAAAATTAAAACTATTAATGTTATGAATATTTTAAAAAATATTTGTACACAAAATAAGATTTCTTAATAAAAGGAGGACAATAATTCATGAAATTTAAAAAATCGAATATTCTGTTAATAGTAATAGCGATATTTCTATTAATGAGCATCGGATCCGTCTGTGCTAGCGAGAATATCACCGATAATGGAGATATTGATATAGCAGATGATGGAACAAACGTTGTCCTCAGCGATACTGATGATAACGTAGCCGATGATTCAAATCAAGAAAAAACAAATACTACAATTGTAACTGAAAAAGAAAAATATGAATTTAAGCAAGATTCAAATAAGAATTTTTCAGTTTATGTTAAAGATAACAAAACAGACAATATCGATGTAAATAAAAGTGATTTAACAGTATCAAATGGAAATAAAAGTGTTTCCTTTGACTATGCCAGTTCAATCATTACAATTACAGAAGCATTGCCAGTTGGAAACTACAATTTAACAATCAACTACTTAGGTAACGAAATTTACTTCAATTCTACCAAAGTAATTGAAGTGGGCATATATGGAAACAACACAATTGAAACTGTAACAAGTGTTGTTTGCAATGGAAAAGATATTGAGATTCCAGTAACAATAAATAATGGATTAGAAAATATTACTAATTTAATTAAAGATAATTTTAATTTAACCTTAGTATACACTAATGAAACTGGAAATGTAAGTAACATGTCCATTACTGATTTCAATATCGAAAATGGAAAAATAAAATTCACTACAAATGTTGCATTCATTGCTGCAAATCTAACAATAGATTATGTCAATGCAACTGAACCAAAAACAGTTATTATTAAAATTAGTACTGAAGTACAAGCTAACGTTAGTAAAGACAAATTTGAATCCGAAGAAATTAAAAACATCAGTATCGAAATCATAGATGGTCAAGGAAATCTATTAAATATTAGTAAAAATGATTTAAAAGTCTTTGATAATGGAAACGAAATTACTAA of the Methanobrevibacter thaueri genome contains:
- a CDS encoding beta-CASP ribonuclease aCPSF1, with the protein product MTSDILEDIKKEILSKLPDEIQVSKVEFEGPEVVVYTKNPEIITENGDLIRSLAKELRKRIIIRSDKSALLEPEPTINKIHEIVPDGAEITDIYFDTVTCEVVITAKKPGLVIGKYGVTSRNIVKNTGWAPKILRTPPISSDIIGKIRTIQKNSSKDRKKLLQRLGRQIHQGSKYPNDWARVTSMGGFKEVGRSSMLLQTPNSRVLLDCGVNVAASDNKNAFPYLNAPEFSIEELDAVIISHAHLDHCGFVPYLFHYGYDGPVYCTTPTRDLTTLLQFDHLDIAHREGNPLPFTSKNVKHQIKNTITLDYGEVTDISPDIRLTLHNAGHILGSAISHMHIGDGAHNLVYTGDFKYEPSRLLEPATIRFPRAETVIMESTYGGREDVQPSRNNAEKEMMKTIYKTLKRGGKVLVPVFAVGRAQELMVVLEEYMRHGMIEEVPIYIDGMIWEATAIHTARPEYLSKDLRDQIFHMGRNPFVSDMFEKVQNRDQRKDIVESKQPAIILSTSGMLTGGNSVEYFKWLCEDERNTIIFVGYQSEGSMGRRVQKGWKEIPLEDDDGRTRQFCVKMQVKTINGFSGHSNRRQLMEYVKRLNPRPEKVITCHGDPYKAVDLASSIHRSYKIETKTPINLDCVRIH
- the purM gene encoding phosphoribosylformylglycinamidine cyclo-ligase; this translates as MVTYSESGVDIDLEAVTVSALADKLKSTLECRDIITDSGHYAALVKLGDKAIAMSTDGVGSKILIAEMMNKYDTVGIDCIAMVVNDILCVGAEPIALVDYLAVEKPDPERAAEIAEGLVAGAIESKIAIIGGETASLPGIIKDFDLAGTGIGFVDIDKIITGENIQPGNVLIGINSNGIHSNGYSLARKALFDDAGFTVDDKMPNGETTIGEELIRPTELYVKPIVALFEKKYNINGLAHITGGGFTNLRRLKKGVGYDITDLPEVPEIFKLIYEQNVDIKEMYKVFNMGVGFVVICEESEADKIMGTLSEYCDCQIIGKVTDDEKITVKAFEGSEIEY
- the comC gene encoding L-sulfolactate dehydrogenase, which encodes MKIMKDKEMALVKEILAKLGASEEDQELVAEATVDADLKGFTSHGLGRFPQYLISIKAGTINLEDNIIIEKETPAIALINGNSGFGQAVSYKAMQIAIKKAKEVGIACVGVHNTNHFGVTGFYSDLALRENCIGLVLANTDPAIAPLGGKEALIGTNPLALGIPSDSYITVDMATSVTARGKIIESKRKGLDLPDGWALDENGNPTNDPEAALKGSILPFGGFKGYALSLLIEILTGPLVQAGYGHGVTGTASPDKDCTKGDLYVVIDPSKFGDFDEFKAHTEDFISQVRATGETVAIPGDLEVKRIAEAEANGVAIDEKLYEQLKGICDDLDIDIGSYVEE